A genomic window from Pseudogulbenkiania sp. MAI-1 includes:
- a CDS encoding DUF748 domain-containing protein encodes MESEQVKGVVKRRRWPYWLGGGAVALVAVSWGTLAWVVPDVARNAAADWAAGKGQQLSIGALKIEPWSMKVELGDVRLAEGNGAPLFSAKRLVLDAEPSALFLGRWRAALVRLEAPHWSVERNAQGEWNWARFVKAVSGPAKPAPEEKSELPKLVLDLIQLDGGEVRMVDRFGGETRSFDLKPVNLTLRDLSTLPVEGGYTLTAALGDGTQLAWKGNVRLQPLQSSGEAKLDKLTLASVWPYVQPFFRTAAPQGELAASARYQFDLSGKTPQLTVAPFSATLNNLRLSAPQNGSVLALKQVSLEGGRFDLASSSVDITRLRLADGELSAQRDRAGQLDWLTALPPAKPEAAPAQPSPWQVKVGEIRAENWRYRFGDAGFTRPLDVQAAMPLFSTQLAVGPKDGVVLNKLTAQLADIGVGAAGSAPAIKLTSVALADSEVQLAKHDVRLGALTLGGLVADVERNRQGAINLQQLFTPLAKAPAAKPTDKSSDAPGWQLHYPTVTLDKGQLNWLDQTLPTPLRTALSDLSASVTPQDSGALALDLSGRLASGRLGAKLTVQPDSATLSGKITADAVPLAPFAPYALTGTVLKLAGGSLSANLDVDVGSKGWKVGGQGALNRFSLLEPNNRQPLLAWRQLALNGITASGGSPLKVQLREVRLSDPVARLILNPQRQLNVSNLLAGKPTAAVPASAPTPAAVPAKVGTKAKPAAGSAPLVEVRTVHVQGGDIEFADLGMKPSFATRIHHLRGSVQGLSSQPGRRGTVTLDGDVDQYGDVRVRGALAPQAVTDDTDITLAFRNIPLTSLNPYSMNFAGWKVNDGRLSVDLRYLLDKRQLKADNRVVIDSIQLGEEVDQPGVTKLPLRLAVALLEDSDGRIDLDLPISGSLDDPQFSYGRVVWKAFVNVVTKIVTAPFRALGALMGGEGFDEVRFVAGEANVAPPEREKLDKLAAVLAKRPRMTLQLAGTYDPAVETRELARARIDRAILQAAGHKLETGEPLPLPDLADPAVQSAVKSVYGQRIGRLKLVQRVLSLPDNVARYKTLRDELIAAEPVAEAELKALAQARVAAARQAMLKTDPALAERLTVGEVKRVKADGDGVALAIELGSR; translated from the coding sequence GTGGAAAGTGAACAAGTCAAGGGTGTGGTCAAGCGGCGCCGCTGGCCCTACTGGCTGGGCGGCGGCGCGGTGGCGCTGGTGGCCGTGAGCTGGGGGACTCTGGCCTGGGTGGTGCCGGACGTGGCGCGCAACGCCGCCGCCGACTGGGCGGCAGGCAAGGGCCAGCAGCTCAGCATCGGTGCACTGAAGATCGAGCCGTGGTCGATGAAGGTGGAGCTGGGCGACGTGCGCCTGGCCGAAGGCAACGGCGCGCCGCTGTTCTCCGCCAAGCGGCTGGTGCTCGATGCCGAACCCTCCGCGCTGTTCCTCGGCCGCTGGCGTGCCGCGCTGGTGCGGCTGGAAGCGCCGCACTGGTCCGTCGAGCGCAACGCCCAGGGCGAATGGAACTGGGCGCGCTTCGTCAAGGCCGTGAGCGGCCCGGCCAAGCCCGCTCCCGAAGAAAAAAGCGAACTGCCCAAGCTGGTGCTGGACCTGATCCAGCTCGACGGCGGGGAAGTGCGCATGGTCGACCGCTTCGGTGGCGAGACCCGCTCTTTCGACCTCAAGCCGGTCAACCTGACGCTGAGGGACCTGAGCACGCTGCCGGTGGAGGGGGGCTACACCCTCACCGCCGCGCTGGGCGACGGCACCCAGCTGGCCTGGAAGGGCAACGTGCGGCTGCAGCCGCTGCAATCGTCCGGCGAGGCCAAACTCGACAAGCTGACCCTGGCCAGCGTCTGGCCCTACGTCCAGCCGTTCTTCCGCACCGCCGCGCCGCAGGGCGAGCTGGCCGCCAGCGCACGCTACCAGTTCGACCTGAGCGGCAAGACGCCGCAACTCACGGTGGCGCCGTTCAGCGCCACGCTCAACAATCTGCGCCTGAGCGCGCCGCAGAATGGCAGCGTGCTGGCCTTGAAACAGGTTTCGCTCGAAGGCGGCCGCTTCGATCTGGCCAGCTCCAGCGTCGATATCACCCGCTTGCGCCTTGCCGACGGCGAACTCTCCGCCCAGCGCGACCGAGCCGGTCAGCTCGACTGGCTCACCGCGCTGCCGCCGGCCAAGCCCGAAGCGGCCCCGGCGCAACCCTCGCCGTGGCAGGTCAAGGTCGGCGAAATCCGCGCCGAGAACTGGCGCTACCGCTTCGGCGATGCCGGTTTCACCCGCCCGCTCGACGTGCAGGCCGCCATGCCGCTATTTAGCACGCAGCTCGCCGTCGGCCCCAAGGACGGCGTGGTGTTGAACAAACTGACCGCGCAGCTCGCCGACATCGGCGTCGGCGCGGCCGGCAGTGCGCCCGCCATCAAACTGACCTCGGTCGCACTGGCCGACAGCGAGGTGCAACTGGCCAAGCATGACGTCCGCCTCGGCGCGCTGACGCTGGGCGGCTTGGTCGCCGACGTCGAGCGCAACCGGCAGGGCGCCATCAATCTGCAGCAACTGTTCACCCCGCTCGCCAAGGCCCCGGCCGCGAAGCCGACGGACAAGTCGAGCGACGCCCCGGGCTGGCAGCTGCACTACCCGACGGTGACGCTAGACAAGGGTCAGCTCAACTGGCTCGACCAGACCCTGCCGACCCCGCTGCGCACCGCCTTGAGCGACCTCTCCGCCAGCGTCACGCCACAGGACTCGGGCGCGCTGGCGCTGGACCTGAGTGGCCGGCTCGCTTCCGGGCGACTCGGTGCCAAGCTGACGGTGCAGCCGGACAGCGCCACGCTGAGTGGCAAGATCACCGCCGACGCCGTGCCGCTGGCACCGTTCGCCCCGTACGCCCTGACCGGCACCGTGCTGAAGCTGGCCGGCGGCAGCCTGTCGGCCAACCTCGACGTCGACGTTGGCAGCAAGGGTTGGAAGGTCGGCGGGCAGGGCGCGCTGAACCGCTTCTCGCTGCTCGAGCCCAACAACCGTCAGCCGCTGCTGGCCTGGCGCCAGCTCGCGCTCAACGGTATCACCGCCAGCGGCGGCTCGCCGCTCAAGGTGCAGTTGCGCGAGGTGCGGCTCAGCGACCCGGTGGCGCGGCTGATCCTCAACCCGCAGCGCCAGCTCAACGTCAGCAACCTGCTGGCGGGCAAGCCTACTGCGGCGGTGCCGGCTTCTGCCCCCACGCCTGCCGCTGTCCCGGCCAAGGTCGGGACGAAGGCCAAACCGGCTGCCGGCAGCGCACCGCTGGTCGAAGTGCGCACCGTGCACGTGCAGGGCGGCGACATCGAGTTCGCCGACCTCGGCATGAAGCCCAGCTTCGCCACCCGTATCCACCACCTGCGCGGTTCGGTGCAGGGGCTGTCGAGTCAGCCGGGACGGCGCGGCACGGTGACGCTGGACGGCGACGTCGACCAGTACGGCGACGTGCGCGTGCGCGGCGCGCTGGCGCCGCAGGCCGTCACCGACGACACCGACATCACGCTGGCCTTCCGCAACATCCCGCTCACCAGCCTCAACCCGTACTCGATGAACTTCGCCGGCTGGAAGGTCAACGACGGGCGTCTCTCGGTGGACCTGCGCTACCTGCTCGACAAGCGCCAGCTCAAGGCCGACAACCGCGTGGTGATCGACTCGATCCAGCTCGGCGAGGAAGTCGACCAGCCCGGCGTGACGAAGCTGCCGCTGCGCCTCGCTGTGGCGCTGCTGGAAGACAGCGACGGCCGCATCGACCTCGACCTGCCGATCAGCGGCAGCCTCGACGACCCGCAGTTCAGCTATGGCCGCGTGGTGTGGAAGGCCTTCGTCAACGTCGTCACCAAGATCGTCACCGCGCCGTTTAGGGCGCTGGGCGCGTTGATGGGCGGCGAGGGCTTCGACGAAGTGCGTTTCGTCGCCGGCGAGGCCAACGTGGCGCCGCCCGAGCGCGAAAAGCTCGACAAGCTCGCCGCCGTGCTGGCCAAGCGCCCGCGCATGACGCTGCAGCTCGCCGGCACCTACGACCCGGCGGTGGAAACACGCGAACTGGCGCGCGCCCGCATCGACCGCGCCATCCTGCAGGCCGCCGGCCACAAGCTCGAAACCGGCGAACCGCTGCCCCTGCCCGACCTGGCCGACCCGGCGGTGCAATCCGCCGTGAAGAGCGTGTACGGCCAGCGCATCGGCCGGCTGAAGCTGGTCCAGCGCGTGCTCTCCCTGCCGGACAACGTGGCGCGCTACAAGACGCTGCGCGACGAGCTGATCGCCGCCGAGCCGGTGGCCGAGGCCGAATTGAAAGCGCTGGCGCAGGCCCGTGTTGCGGCGGCGCGCCAGGCCATGCTCAAGACCGACCCGGCCCTGGCCGAGCGGCTGACCGTCGGCGAAGTCAAGCGGGTCAAGGCCGACGGCGACGGCGTGGCGCTCGCCATCGAACTGGGCAGCCGCTGA